CGTAAAAATGTTTTTCGGATGACTGAAGCTTATTTAGGAGTACAAGAAAAAGTTGGCTTACCTTTAATAATTATCGGAGAAAAAGATGTAGGTAATTCAGAAATTATCCCATTACTAAATTCGCTAAATTGTAAAAATAAAATTAGGTATTTAGGCTATATTTCTAATGTGGAAAAATTTATCTTATTAAGAAATGCCTTAGCTTTTATTTTTCCTTCACTGTATGAAGGATTTGGATTACCGCCTTTAGAAGCAATGCAAGTAGGATGTCCTGTTTTGGCATCTCAAGCAGGTTCACTTCCAGAAGTTTGTGCTGATGCTGCATTGTATATAGAAGATCCTCTGAGTACTTTAAGTATTGCTCAAGGAATCTTAAAAATAGTCAAAAACCAAGCACTACGACAGGAACTTAGTATGAAAGGATACATTAGAGCTAGTGAATTTAGCTTTGGCAAATATCAACAAAGGCTGAGTGAAATTCTAGAAAATTTGTTGTTTAGATACTAAGCTATTTCAAGTTTATTAAATAGGTAAGCATTAATAAACAAAAAGTTTATCGATAGTGATATTAAATATTTATAATGTTTTCTAATGAGAGTTGTAGTTGCTAGAACTTGTATTCCATTTGTTTTTGGCGGTGCGGAAATCCTTGCTGAAGAATTAATAAATGCTCTTCAAACTGCTGGTCATTTAGTCGATACTATTAATATTCCATTTACCAATTATTCACCGGAGAAGCTTTTAGATAATATTCTAGCTTGTCGATTATTAGAAGTAAGTCGTCCTGGAAAACAAGATATTGATCGCTTAATAGCTCTTAATTTTCCTGCTTACTTGATTCCTCATCCAAATAAAGTTATTTGGTTAATTCATCAATATCGAGCAGCTTACGATATGTGGGATACACCTTTAAGCCACTTACAGCAAGTATCTAACAATTTACAGATTAGAGCCGCAGTTTATCGGGCTGACCAAAACGCATTTTTAGAGAGCCGACAAATTTATACAATTTCTCGTAATGTTTCTCGCAGATTAAGTGTGTTTAATCACTTAGATTGCGAGTATTTATACCATCCTCCGCGAAATGCAGATCAGTTTTATTGTGATATTCCTAGAGATTATATTTTCTTCCCAAGTCGAATTACACAAATTAAGCGTCAAGAGCTAATTATTCAAGCT
This window of the Nostoc sp. HK-01 genome carries:
- a CDS encoding putative glycosyl transferase, producing the protein MRVVVARTCIPFVFGGAEILAEELINALQTAGHLVDTINIPFTNYSPEKLLDNILACRLLEVSRPGKQDIDRLIALNFPAYLIPHPNKVIWLIHQYRAAYDMWDTPLSHLQQVSNNLQIRAAVYRADQNAFLESRQIYTISRNVSRRLSVFNHLDCEYLYHPPRNADQFYCDIPRDYIFFPSRITQIKRQELIIQALSWTQQPVKVLFAGTADVDDYIKTLEILAEKLQVSDRAIFLGRISESEKIQYYAKSRGVVYPPVDEDYGYVTLEAMLSAKPVITCTDSGEPVEFVHSGETGWVVEPTPQALADAMDKLWVNAHQAAQMGQQAREKYKSLNIDWVTVVQKLLK